In Nocardia asteroides, a single genomic region encodes these proteins:
- a CDS encoding response regulator, producing MSDPVPAATTVLVVDDEPHIVRALRINLSVRGYDVVTAGTGAAALRAAADRHPDVVILDLGLPDMDGTEVLAGLRGWSAAPVIVLSARTDSADKVEALDAGADDYVTKPFGMDELLARLRAAVRRAGADTGGEPVVITDSFTVDLAAKRVTRHGEPVHLTPTEWGMLEMLVRHRGKLVGRKELLREVWGPSYATETHYLRVYLAQLRRKLEDDPAHPRHLLTEAGMGYRFQE from the coding sequence ATGAGTGATCCGGTCCCCGCGGCGACGACCGTGCTCGTGGTCGACGACGAGCCGCACATCGTGCGCGCGCTGCGGATCAACCTCTCGGTGCGCGGCTACGACGTGGTCACCGCGGGCACCGGCGCCGCCGCGCTGCGCGCCGCCGCCGACCGGCACCCGGACGTGGTGATCCTCGACCTCGGGCTGCCGGACATGGACGGCACCGAGGTGCTCGCCGGGCTGCGCGGCTGGAGCGCGGCGCCGGTGATCGTGCTCTCCGCCCGCACCGACTCCGCCGACAAGGTGGAGGCGCTGGACGCGGGCGCCGACGACTACGTCACCAAGCCGTTCGGCATGGACGAGCTGCTCGCCCGGCTGCGCGCCGCGGTGCGGCGGGCGGGCGCCGACACCGGCGGCGAGCCGGTGGTGATCACCGACTCGTTCACCGTCGACCTCGCCGCCAAGCGGGTCACCAGGCACGGCGAACCGGTGCACCTCACCCCGACCGAGTGGGGGATGCTCGAGATGCTGGTGCGGCACCGGGGCAAGCTGGTCGGCCGCAAGGAGCTGCTGCGCGAGGTGTGGGGCCCCTCCTACGCCACCGAAACCCACTATTTGCGGGTCTATCTCGCGCAGCTGCGGCGCAAGCTGGAGGACGACCCGGCGCACCCGAGGCACCTGCTCACCGAGGCGGGCATGGGGTACCGGTTCCAGGAGTGA
- a CDS encoding sensor histidine kinase produces the protein MNRGELRIYLGAAPGVGKTYAMLAEAHRRRERGRDVVAAVVETHGRAQTAALLDGIERIPPRRVPYRGTVLDELDVDAVLRRAPGIALVDELAHTNAPGSRNRKRWQDVDELLEAGIDVVSTVNVQHLESLNDVVEQITGIEQRETVPDAVVRGAGQVELVDITPEALRRRLAHGNVYAADRADAALRNYFRPGNLTALRELALLWLADQVDAALAKYRSEHRITATWEARERVVVAVTGGPESETIVRRAARIAGKASAELAVLHVVRGDGLAGVSAARLARLRELAGALDASLHTVTGEDVPAALLGFAREVNATQLVLGTSRRSRWARLLDEGIGAAVVRRSGKIDIHMVTHSETHRPLRRAALRPRRPAAAWPAAVLMPLLVCALCAWLLDGVLDLPGLSSVFVVGVVAVSLFGGVLPATVSALLSGLLLNWFFAAPRYSLTVAEPDNFVAVVVLLVVAVAVAALVDIAAARAEQARRASRQAELLTRFAGAVLHGADLTRLLEQLRETYAQRWAAVLDGDAVVAAVGADPPARPAEADTVVESGDGGLVLALAGRPLAAADRPVLAAVANQAAGLVRQARLTEEAGAAVALREADRLRRALLSAVGHDLRTPLAGAKAAVSSLRSEDVEFSPEDTEELLETVEESVDQLTALVDNLLDSSRLAAGVVAPRVRTVYLDEAVHRALVGIGMGTRGVRRASMERVEVEVGEIAVAADPGLLERVLANLVDNALRHAPRDAPVRVSAERDGDRVTVAVADTGPGIPRGAEEQVFEPFQRRGDRDNTTGVGLGLSVVRGFAEAMGGTVHAETTPGGGLTMLVDLPAAEEPS, from the coding sequence GTGAACCGCGGCGAACTGCGGATCTACCTCGGCGCGGCGCCCGGCGTCGGCAAGACCTACGCCATGCTCGCCGAGGCGCACCGTCGCCGGGAACGCGGCCGCGACGTCGTCGCCGCGGTCGTCGAGACGCACGGCCGGGCGCAGACGGCCGCGCTGCTCGACGGGATCGAGCGCATCCCGCCGCGGCGGGTGCCGTACCGCGGCACCGTGCTGGACGAGCTCGACGTGGACGCGGTGCTGCGCCGCGCGCCCGGCATCGCGCTGGTGGACGAGCTCGCGCACACCAACGCGCCCGGCAGCCGCAACCGCAAGCGCTGGCAGGACGTGGACGAGCTGCTCGAGGCCGGGATCGACGTGGTGTCGACGGTCAACGTGCAGCACCTGGAGAGCCTGAACGACGTGGTCGAGCAGATCACCGGGATCGAGCAGCGGGAGACGGTGCCGGACGCGGTGGTGCGCGGGGCGGGGCAGGTGGAGCTGGTCGACATCACCCCGGAGGCGCTGCGGCGCAGGCTCGCGCACGGCAACGTCTACGCCGCCGACCGGGCCGACGCCGCGCTGCGCAACTACTTCCGGCCGGGCAACCTCACCGCGCTGCGCGAGCTCGCGCTGCTCTGGCTCGCCGACCAGGTGGACGCCGCGCTCGCGAAGTACCGCTCCGAGCACCGGATCACCGCGACCTGGGAGGCGCGCGAGCGGGTGGTGGTCGCGGTGACCGGCGGCCCGGAGTCGGAGACGATCGTGCGCCGCGCGGCCCGGATCGCGGGGAAGGCCAGCGCCGAGCTGGCGGTGCTGCACGTGGTGCGCGGCGACGGCCTCGCCGGGGTCTCGGCCGCGCGGCTGGCCCGGCTGCGCGAGCTGGCCGGCGCGCTGGACGCCTCGCTGCACACCGTCACCGGCGAGGACGTCCCGGCCGCGCTGCTCGGCTTCGCCCGCGAGGTCAACGCCACCCAGCTGGTGCTCGGCACCTCGCGCCGCTCGCGCTGGGCGCGGCTGCTCGACGAGGGTATCGGCGCCGCCGTCGTCCGGCGGTCGGGCAAGATCGACATTCACATGGTGACCCACTCCGAGACCCACCGCCCGCTGCGGCGCGCGGCGCTGCGGCCGCGGCGCCCGGCCGCCGCATGGCCCGCCGCGGTGCTGATGCCGCTGCTGGTCTGCGCGCTCTGCGCCTGGCTGCTGGACGGGGTGCTCGACCTGCCGGGGCTCTCCTCGGTCTTCGTGGTCGGGGTGGTGGCCGTCTCGCTCTTCGGCGGGGTGCTGCCCGCGACGGTCTCGGCGCTGCTCTCCGGGCTGCTGCTGAACTGGTTCTTCGCCGCCCCGCGCTACAGCCTCACGGTCGCCGAGCCGGACAACTTCGTCGCGGTGGTGGTGCTGCTCGTGGTCGCGGTGGCGGTGGCCGCGCTGGTCGACATCGCCGCGGCGCGGGCCGAGCAGGCGCGCCGGGCCTCGCGCCAGGCCGAGCTGCTCACCCGGTTCGCCGGCGCGGTGCTGCACGGCGCCGACCTGACCCGGCTGCTGGAGCAGCTCAGGGAGACCTACGCGCAGCGCTGGGCCGCCGTGCTGGACGGCGATGCCGTGGTCGCCGCGGTCGGGGCCGATCCGCCCGCGCGGCCCGCCGAGGCCGACACGGTGGTCGAGTCCGGGGACGGGGGGCTGGTGCTCGCGCTCGCCGGGCGGCCGCTCGCCGCCGCCGACCGGCCGGTGCTCGCCGCCGTCGCCAACCAGGCGGCCGGGCTGGTGCGGCAGGCCAGGCTCACCGAGGAGGCCGGGGCCGCGGTGGCGCTGCGCGAGGCCGACCGGCTGCGCCGCGCGCTGCTCTCCGCCGTCGGGCACGACCTGCGCACCCCGCTGGCCGGCGCCAAGGCCGCCGTCTCCAGCCTGCGCAGCGAGGACGTCGAGTTCTCCCCGGAGGACACCGAGGAGCTGCTGGAGACCGTCGAGGAGTCGGTGGACCAGCTCACCGCGCTGGTGGACAACCTGCTCGACTCCTCCCGGCTCGCCGCGGGCGTGGTCGCGCCCCGGGTCCGCACCGTGTACCTGGACGAGGCGGTGCACCGCGCGCTCGTCGGCATCGGCATGGGCACCCGCGGGGTGCGCCGGGCATCGATGGAGCGGGTCGAGGTCGAGGTCGGCGAGATCGCGGTCGCCGCCGACCCCGGGCTGCTGGAGCGGGTGCTGGCCAACCTGGTGGACAACGCGCTGCGGCACGCCCCGCGCGACGCCCCGGTGCGGGTCAGCGCGGAGCGCGACGGCGACCGGGTGACCGTCGCGGTGGCCGACACCGGCCCCGGCATCCCGCGCGGCGCCGAGGAGCAGGTGTTCGAGCCCTTCCAGCGGCGCGGCGACCGGGACAACACCACCGGCGTCGGGCTCGGGCTCTCCGTGGTGCGCGGCTTCGCCGAGGCCATGGGCGGTACCGTGCACGCCGAGACCACGCCGGGCGGCGGGCTGACCATGCTCGTCGACCTGCCCGCAGCCGAGGAGCCGTCATGA
- the kdpA gene encoding potassium-transporting ATPase subunit KdpA produces MNDTVRAVLLVGSLVAALALVHVPLGDYMHRVYSGTKHSHAERLIYRVIGVRPEVEQSWPVYARGVLAFSAVGVLALFAFQLAQRVLPLHLNDPGTELTPALAWNTAVSFVTNTNWQNYAGESTQGHLVQMAGLAVQNFGSAAVGMAVAVALVRGFARTRTGELGNFWVDLVRGTVRILLPLAFAGAVLLLVGGVVQNFQLHDRVAQTLTGAAQPIPGGPVASQEAIKELGTNGGGFFNANSAHPFENPSAWTDWLEIFLLLVISFSLPRTFGRMVGSPKQGYAVLAVQAVLALTGIALTVFFQLRADGTVPTAIGAATEGVEQRFGVVDSAVFAAGTTLTSTGAVNSSHDAYTSLGGMMTMIHMQLGEVAPGGVGSGLYGILVLAVITVFVAGLMVGRTPEYLGKKITPREIKLAAAYILVTPLVVLIGTALAVAMPGQRASMLAAGPHGLSEVLYAFTSAAANNGSAFGGLSGNTEWFNTALGLAMLFGRFLPIVLVLALAGSLAAQGRTPESAGTLPTHRPQFIGMVAGVTVVLVALTFLPALALGPLAEGIGS; encoded by the coding sequence GTGAACGACACGGTCAGGGCGGTGCTGCTGGTCGGCTCGCTGGTGGCGGCGCTCGCGCTGGTGCACGTGCCGCTCGGCGACTACATGCACCGGGTCTACTCGGGGACGAAGCACTCGCACGCCGAGCGGCTGATCTACCGGGTGATCGGGGTGCGCCCCGAGGTCGAGCAGAGCTGGCCGGTCTACGCCCGCGGCGTGCTCGCCTTCTCGGCGGTGGGCGTGCTCGCGCTCTTCGCCTTCCAGCTGGCGCAGCGGGTGCTGCCGCTGCACCTGAACGATCCGGGCACCGAGCTGACCCCCGCCCTGGCCTGGAACACCGCGGTCAGCTTCGTGACCAACACCAACTGGCAGAACTACGCGGGCGAGAGCACCCAGGGGCACCTGGTGCAGATGGCCGGGCTCGCGGTGCAGAACTTCGGCTCCGCCGCGGTCGGCATGGCGGTCGCGGTCGCGCTGGTGCGCGGCTTCGCCCGCACCCGCACCGGTGAGCTCGGCAACTTCTGGGTCGATCTGGTGCGCGGCACCGTGCGCATTTTGCTGCCGCTCGCCTTCGCCGGCGCGGTGCTGCTGCTGGTCGGCGGCGTGGTGCAGAACTTCCAGCTGCACGACCGGGTCGCGCAGACGCTCACCGGTGCGGCACAGCCGATTCCGGGCGGGCCGGTGGCGAGCCAGGAGGCGATCAAGGAGCTCGGCACCAACGGCGGCGGCTTCTTCAACGCCAACTCCGCACACCCGTTCGAGAACCCGTCCGCCTGGACCGACTGGCTGGAGATCTTCCTGCTGCTGGTGATCTCCTTCTCGCTGCCGCGCACCTTCGGCCGGATGGTCGGCAGCCCGAAGCAGGGCTACGCCGTCCTCGCGGTGCAGGCCGTGCTCGCGCTCACCGGCATCGCGCTCACCGTGTTCTTCCAGCTGCGCGCGGACGGCACCGTGCCGACCGCGATCGGCGCCGCCACCGAGGGCGTGGAGCAGCGCTTCGGCGTGGTCGACTCGGCGGTCTTCGCGGCAGGCACCACGCTCACCTCGACCGGCGCGGTGAACTCGTCCCATGACGCGTACACCAGCCTCGGCGGCATGATGACGATGATCCACATGCAGCTCGGCGAGGTGGCGCCGGGCGGCGTCGGCTCCGGGCTGTACGGGATCCTCGTGCTCGCGGTGATCACCGTGTTCGTGGCCGGGCTCATGGTCGGCCGCACCCCGGAGTACCTGGGCAAGAAGATCACCCCGCGGGAGATCAAGCTGGCCGCCGCCTACATCCTGGTGACGCCGCTGGTGGTCCTGATCGGCACCGCGCTCGCGGTGGCGATGCCCGGCCAGCGGGCGAGCATGCTCGCCGCCGGGCCGCACGGCCTCTCCGAGGTGCTCTACGCCTTCACCTCGGCCGCCGCCAACAACGGCTCGGCCTTCGGCGGGCTCTCCGGCAACACCGAGTGGTTCAACACCGCGCTCGGGCTGGCCATGCTCTTCGGCCGGTTCCTGCCGATCGTGCTGGTCCTCGCGCTGGCGGGGTCGCTCGCCGCGCAGGGCCGGACCCCGGAGTCGGCGGGCACACTGCCCACCCACCGCCCCCAGTTCATCGGCATGGTCGCCGGCGTGACCGTTGTCCTGGTCGCGCTCACCTTCCTGCCCGCCCTCGCGCTCGGCCCGCTCGCCGAAGGAATCGGTTCATGA